Below is a window of Brachyspira pilosicoli DNA.
AATAACAGGAGATAATGCAATTCTCTCACCTTCGTCATTAAGCTTTGACACCCAATAACGTGAAGCCTGATTCAAAGCAATAGGTATCATTGTATATGCCAAAAAAGATTCTCCAGCCTTAAGCTCCTTATAAACTTCTGCCTTTAAACATATATCATCAGTAAAACCTGCACTATCTCCTATATATGAGTTTCCTCCTTTGCTCTCACCCTCAGATATAGTAGCCCATAAAAAAGATTTGCTCATAGACTTAATATTGCCCAAACTAAAACAGTCAATTTTTAATTTGTCATCTAAAAGTTTATTAAGCTCCCCATCACCTTTAACTTTATTTCCAGCAAAATCTATATAATCATCTGCCATAAAGTTCATAAAATTATCTAAAACATATAAAATGCTATTTTTGAAATGTATCATATATATAAAACCCTATTTAAAAAATATTTAAATTTAAAAAATTTTTAAAAATAAAAAATAATTAAGGCTTTCTTATGTCCCCATCAAGCCTCACACTCTCATAAGATAAATCGCCAGAAATAAATACTGATAAATCTTTTATAGCAAGTTCTTTTAGCCTCAAGCTCTCATTTCTTATAAAGTTTATTAAATCGCTGTTTGATACAAAATTAACAGTGAGAAGCCTTGCCACCTCATAGCATATATAATTTTTTATAGCTATATATGGAAGTTTGTTTTCTTCTGTAGGTTCTGTATAGTTCATATTAAGAATTGTTTTTCTAAATTGTAGAGTATAATTTTTTAATTGGCTTTCAATAAAATCTAAATCCATATTATCATAGTCAAACATTGTAAATATGCTTTTAAAATAATTTAAATCTGGTTCATATATATACATTTATATTTCTTCCTTTTGTTATTATTTATATACTGAAAATTTTGCATTTTATTAAAAATTATTTTTTACTTTAATTGTTTGCGGGGACTAGCCCCCGCACCCCCAGTTCTTTTGTTGGCACAAAGAACCAAAAAGACTGCATTTTTAGCTAAAATAAAAATATTTGCATTTTTTGCAACTTTGACGAAGTCCACACAGCAACCGAAGGAAGTGCCTGTGGGTGCGAAGGCGGGAAAAAGTTGATAACACTTTTATAAAATATAAAAATTGACAAAACACAATCTTTTCAATATATACTAAGCCTCAAGCGACTTTATCTTTTCCTTTAAGTTTCTATTTTCTTCTTTCAAATAATTTATCACATCATTAGGCTTCATCTTCTCGCGTACAAGCTCCTCTGACTCTTCTTTGCTTATTATTACAAAAGAATCTGTAAGAGAAATATTTAAATCACTCTCTATTAAAACTTTGCACCTTCTCTCATGAACATCTCTAAAAAAATACCCAACCTTAGCAACAACATAATCATTAGCCTTAATATCTTTATGAACTATACTATCGTCTACAAAATGAAGTAAAGACTTTTTATTATTCATCATCTCTCCCAAAAAACATATATATAAAAAAACAAGAGAAGAAAAATAATTTTCCTCTCTTGAATAAAAAAATATTAAATATAATTAAGCATCTGCTAATTTTAAATCTATCTTACAGAAGCCGTAAGGGTTAGAAGCTACTGTGCATCTCTTTGTTCTGCTTCTCCACAAATTGTTGCCCAATATATCAACTTCTCTTATATCATGATTTAAATACACAACCTCTTTTATAGAAGCCATATCCAAAATATTAGATGAAGTTGTAAACATATAAATAGAAGAACCTGTCCATATATCAGTAAGGTTTTCTAATTGATACTTCTGTTCAATTTCATGGTCATCAGCAACTCTAAAAGCAGTACCTACAACTGTTATACCGCTTGTTACGGCATTAAATATATCTGGCTTAAATGCTTTATATTTGCCGTCATTAGAATTGCCTATCATAGACACATAATTAGAAAATAATCTAAATAATCCCTGAAGCTTCACATAAACATCTATAGGTATCACTATATAAAGTTTCTGCCCATTATTTTGCACTTCCATCTGGTCATTAAACAAATTGCCGCCTACAGCATAATTTAAATATTTTGCCAAATCTATAAAAGAACTAAAGAAATTATCAATATCAGTTTCTGTCCAAGAACTTATTGCTTTAGCAGTTAAATCAACTGTATTAGAACTCCCATACAAAGAAGCATCTGTAACTTTTGCAGCTAAATTTCTTTCTCTCAAAAGTCCAAGCCTAGACACTAACTTCTGTGCTATGTAATTTAATATCTCTTCTCCTGCTTTTTTCTCATCTTTAGAATAAAGTTCATTAATCTCCTCTATTCTGTTTATGTCTATGCCAATATAATATTCTTCAGGCTCCATCTTAAAAACTCTTGACTCATGTCTTGGATAATCATTAAATATATTAAGACCGCCCAAAGAAGTTCCGCCGTACATGTTTTTGAGATTAAAAGCAGTATTGTCTAAATCTCCGCCTATAGCACCTTGAGA
It encodes the following:
- a CDS encoding phage capsid protein, which produces MSVPNFQSIQNKLFPIINQELPKYMGQTNFVSKYIPEIFVGVSQGAIGGDLDNTAFNLKNMYGGTSLGGLNIFNDYPRHESRVFKMEPEEYYIGIDINRIEEINELYSKDEKKAGEEILNYIAQKLVSRLGLLRERNLAAKVTDASLYGSSNTVDLTAKAISSWTETDIDNFFSSFIDLAKYLNYAVGGNLFNDQMEVQNNGQKLYIVIPIDVYVKLQGLFRLFSNYVSMIGNSNDGKYKAFKPDIFNAVTSGITVVGTAFRVADDHEIEQKYQLENLTDIWTGSSIYMFTTSSNILDMASIKEVVYLNHDIREVDILGNNLWRSRTKRCTVASNPYGFCKIDLKLADA